One Desmodus rotundus isolate HL8 chromosome 4, HLdesRot8A.1, whole genome shotgun sequence DNA segment encodes these proteins:
- the EXOC1L gene encoding exocyst complex component 1-like, which translates to MSSLVKEDLEKKLFKPLSQNLYEFIEIEFSVQDRYYLCVSVTKNEEVKIIMVKHYRIGLDEKYEVTKKWSLNDLQMIDGKEADTDNPFFDLHFKKVYRLEAYSCASKYAFARTINKLNHAYLKKDLQIVNFDSTYINDDSIWSSNNKDCLVLMRICFYAFNLLCLSLCPLPL; encoded by the exons ATGTCATCATTGGTAAAGGAGGACTTGGAGAAGAAACTGTTTAAGCCGCTCTCGCAGAATCTGTATGAGTTTATCGAAATAGAGTTCTCGGTCCAGGACAGATATTACCTCTGTGTGTCAG TGAccaaaaatgaagaagtaaaaataattatggtGAAACACTACAGAATAGGcttagatgaaaaatatgaagtaaCAAAAAAGTGGTCTTTGAACGATCTGCAGATGATTGATGGAAAAGAAGCAGACACT gACAACCCATTTTTTGATCTGCACTTCAAGAAAGTGTACCGTTTGGAAGCATATAGTTGTGCTTCTAAATATGCCTTTGCTCGAACTATAAATAAGCTAAATCACGCATATCTTAAGAAGGACTTACAGATCGTGAATTTTGACTCTACATACATTAATGATGATTCTATTTGGTCCTCCAACAACAAGGATTGCTTGGTTCTCATGAGAATATGCTTTTATGCTTTCAATCTGCTGTGCCTGTCCCTGTGTCCCCTGCCACTCTGA